The proteins below come from a single Bactrocera dorsalis isolate Fly_Bdor chromosome 5, ASM2337382v1, whole genome shotgun sequence genomic window:
- the LOC105227126 gene encoding differentially expressed in FDCP 8 homolog isoform X1 produces MNPLRGSLASIPGALSSFISESASSLLQYNSLNNSAAGAQDDDVSSTTSQSDKSYPIPSSLVKEQWRLIFTSDANVQDLEAAIAHCRDLVMISDECSEERRWLVRHLVDLRYSLKELQSAESDPLEIAPHVKTVVGHHFNVQRSGHIGARQYCDHCSGLIWRMIQASYVCTDCNFIAHQKCVDSIIRICAHVVASERRYPINEICPEIGLAAQRYKCPECGILLNFTLPKPISCFGSNKTEENSWIEPRLCDYSGLYYCPNCHWNDYSIIPARVVHNWDFTQYKVSRASLQEINLFYEKPLIKLEEANPKLFVFLEKLGNVKKLRQNLFYMRKYLLECRSATEEKLLDKQITNHLNNDNVGANESRRHLIQSTEFYSINDLELIEKGILVDYLQKVFNAFDQHIRNCELCRAKAYICEICDNNEVIFPFDDGCIMCNKCNSIYHRVCMTRKNMSCPKCIRLQERKNHLAIVNAEDISDTDDI; encoded by the exons atgaATCCGCTTCGTGGGAGTTTAGCAAGTATACCAGGAGCTTTGAGCTCCTTCATCAGTGAAAGTGCTTCCAGTTTATTACAATATAATAGTTTGAACAATAGTGCTGCAGGCGCTCAAGATGATGACGTTAGTTCTACTACGTCTCAAAGTGATAAATCATATCCCATACCATCGTCACTAGTAAAAGAACAATGGCGATTAATCTTTACTTCCGACGCTAATGTCCAAGATTTGGAAGCTGCGATCGCCCATTGTCGTGATTTGGTTATGATCTCAGATGAATGTAGTGAAGAACGACGTTGGTTGGTACGCCATTTAGTCGATTTACGTTACTCTCTGAAAGAGCTACAATCGGCAGAGTCTGATCCTTTGGAAATAGCGCCTCATGTAAAGACAGTTGTGGGCCATCACTTCAACGTTCAGCGAAGTGGTCATATTGGTGCACGTCAATATTGTGATCATTGTAGTGGCCTCATATGGAGAATGATCCAAGCAAGCTATGTGTGTACAGACTGCAATTTTATAGCTCATCAAAAGTGTGTGGACAGTATAATACGAATATGTGCGCATGTAGTAGCGTCCGAACGGCGCTACCCTATCAACGAAATATGTCCAGAAATTGGATTGGCGGCTCAGAGATATAAGTGCCCTGAATGTGGAATTTTACTCAATTTca ctCTACCCAAGCCGATTAGCTGTTTTGGTTCAAATAAAACAGAGG AAAACTCGTGGATTGAACCTCGTCTTTGCGATTACAGTGGTCTTTATTATTGTCCAAATTGTCATTGGAATGACTATAGCATCATACCCGCTCGTGTTGTCCATAATTGGGATTTTACACAATACAAAGTATCACGTGCTTCGCTTCAggaaataaatctattttatgAAAAACCTTTGATAAAGCTGGAGGAGGCTAATCCGAAATTATTTGTATTCTTGGAGAAATTGGGAAATGTAAAGAAGTTAcgccaaaatttattttacatgagGAAATATTTGCTGGAATGCCGCTCAGCAACTGAGGAAAAGCTTCTGGATAAGCAGATAACTAATCATCTTAACAACGACAATGTTGGTGCTAATGAATCTCGTCGCCATCTAATACAATCCACcgaattttattcaataaatgaTTTAGAACTTATTGAAAAGGGCATTTTAGTCGATTATTTGCAAAAAGTGTTTAATGCTTTTGATCAGCATATACGGAATTGCGAACTGTGCCGCGCCAAGGCTTACATATGTGAGATTTGCGACAATAATGAAGTGATATTTCCTTTTGATGATGGTTGTATTATGTGTAATAAATGTAATTCCATCTACCATCGCGTTTGCATGACGAGAAAAAATATGTCATGTCCGAAATGTATACGTTTGCAAGAGCGGAAAAATCATTTAGCAATTGTTAATGCTGAAGATATAAGTGATACGGACGATATTTAG
- the LOC105227128 gene encoding ganglioside-induced differentiation-associated protein 1, protein MSENNIDTAAKTQTTLTHPSTTAPTPALKEFTAPQFKDDSLVLYFHPYNFHSQKVILILYEKNIDFVPYAIDLANGEQYSTWFLNLNPKGDVPVLQDGTFIIPDSNHIISYVENKYRGGIHSALKPRGNNADEFKKMEFYDNIINQLPVGALSLGSFIHDDLKLTPKPPFIGPIRKSCLKNNEKVYELLKKSIEDAETNKSGLLRKLDIQDRRKRLVESRVEFQKILDAVNNVLRYIDNDFKENPGREWLISNEYSLADVSFGLLLHRLYQLGFENYYWAYGKLPYVESYFLRFKKRPTYQKLMPSNFKILKDIWQNTPANYKIGAGAGFLGMAMFAALAHK, encoded by the exons atgagtgaaaataatattgacacAGCTGCGAAAACCCAAACAACGCTAACTCATCCATCGACAACTGCGCCGACACCAGCCTTGAAGGAGTTTACAGCTCCACAATTTAAAGACGACAGTTTAGTACTTTACTTCCATCCCTATAACTTCCATTCACAAAAG gtCATTTTGATACTCTACGAGAAGAATATCGACTTTGTGCCATATGCTATTGATTTGGCTAACGGTGAACAGTATTCTACATGGTTCCTTAACCTCAATCCAAAGGGCGATGTTCCTGTCCTGCAAGATGGCACTTTTATAATACCCGATTCCAATCACATTATCagttatgtggaaaataaatatagaggAG gCATCCATAGCGCCTTGAAGCCGCGTGGCAACAATGCCGatgaattcaaaaaaatggaattcTACGACAACATAATAAATCAGTTGCCTGTGGGTGCGCTTAGTTTGGGCTCTTTCATCCACGACGATTTAAAATTGACACCGAAACCGCCATTTATTGGTCCTATTCGTAAATCATGTCTGA aaaataatgAGAAAGTTtatgaattattgaaaaaatccaTCGAAGATGCCGAAACAAATAAATCGGGTCTACTGCGCAAGCTGGATATACAAGACAGACGCAAACGGTTAGTTGAATCTCGGGTTGAATTTCAGAAAATACTCGATGCCGTCAACAATGTTTTACGATACATCGACAATGATTTCAAGGAAAACCCTGGACGCGAATGGTTGATTTCGAACGAATATTCTTTAGCCGATGTTAGTTTCGGTTTATTATTGCATAGGCTTTATCAATTGGGATTCGAAAACTACTATTGGGCATATGGCAAATTACCATATGTAGAAAGTTATTTTCTGCGTTTCAAAAAACGCCCCACATATCAAAAACTGATGCCGAGCAATTTTAAAATACTCAAGGACATCTGGCAGAATACACCGGCCAATTATAAAATCGGTGCCGGTGCAGGATTCCTGGGCATGGCCATGTTCGCTGCTCTTGCTCATAAATAA
- the LOC105227126 gene encoding differentially expressed in FDCP 8 homolog isoform X2 translates to MNPLRGSLASIPGALSSFISESASSLLQYNSLNNSAAGAQDDDVSSTTSQSDKSYPIPSSLVKEQWRLIFTSDANVQDLEAAIAHCRDLVMISDECSEERRWLVRHLVDLRYSLKELQSAESDPLEIAPHVKTVVGHHFNVQRSGHIGARQYCDHCSGLIWRMIQASYVCTDCNFIAHQKCVDSIIRICAHVVASERRYPINEICPEIGLAAQRYKCPECGILLNFKNSWIEPRLCDYSGLYYCPNCHWNDYSIIPARVVHNWDFTQYKVSRASLQEINLFYEKPLIKLEEANPKLFVFLEKLGNVKKLRQNLFYMRKYLLECRSATEEKLLDKQITNHLNNDNVGANESRRHLIQSTEFYSINDLELIEKGILVDYLQKVFNAFDQHIRNCELCRAKAYICEICDNNEVIFPFDDGCIMCNKCNSIYHRVCMTRKNMSCPKCIRLQERKNHLAIVNAEDISDTDDI, encoded by the exons atgaATCCGCTTCGTGGGAGTTTAGCAAGTATACCAGGAGCTTTGAGCTCCTTCATCAGTGAAAGTGCTTCCAGTTTATTACAATATAATAGTTTGAACAATAGTGCTGCAGGCGCTCAAGATGATGACGTTAGTTCTACTACGTCTCAAAGTGATAAATCATATCCCATACCATCGTCACTAGTAAAAGAACAATGGCGATTAATCTTTACTTCCGACGCTAATGTCCAAGATTTGGAAGCTGCGATCGCCCATTGTCGTGATTTGGTTATGATCTCAGATGAATGTAGTGAAGAACGACGTTGGTTGGTACGCCATTTAGTCGATTTACGTTACTCTCTGAAAGAGCTACAATCGGCAGAGTCTGATCCTTTGGAAATAGCGCCTCATGTAAAGACAGTTGTGGGCCATCACTTCAACGTTCAGCGAAGTGGTCATATTGGTGCACGTCAATATTGTGATCATTGTAGTGGCCTCATATGGAGAATGATCCAAGCAAGCTATGTGTGTACAGACTGCAATTTTATAGCTCATCAAAAGTGTGTGGACAGTATAATACGAATATGTGCGCATGTAGTAGCGTCCGAACGGCGCTACCCTATCAACGAAATATGTCCAGAAATTGGATTGGCGGCTCAGAGATATAAGTGCCCTGAATGTGGAATTTTACTCAATTTca AAAACTCGTGGATTGAACCTCGTCTTTGCGATTACAGTGGTCTTTATTATTGTCCAAATTGTCATTGGAATGACTATAGCATCATACCCGCTCGTGTTGTCCATAATTGGGATTTTACACAATACAAAGTATCACGTGCTTCGCTTCAggaaataaatctattttatgAAAAACCTTTGATAAAGCTGGAGGAGGCTAATCCGAAATTATTTGTATTCTTGGAGAAATTGGGAAATGTAAAGAAGTTAcgccaaaatttattttacatgagGAAATATTTGCTGGAATGCCGCTCAGCAACTGAGGAAAAGCTTCTGGATAAGCAGATAACTAATCATCTTAACAACGACAATGTTGGTGCTAATGAATCTCGTCGCCATCTAATACAATCCACcgaattttattcaataaatgaTTTAGAACTTATTGAAAAGGGCATTTTAGTCGATTATTTGCAAAAAGTGTTTAATGCTTTTGATCAGCATATACGGAATTGCGAACTGTGCCGCGCCAAGGCTTACATATGTGAGATTTGCGACAATAATGAAGTGATATTTCCTTTTGATGATGGTTGTATTATGTGTAATAAATGTAATTCCATCTACCATCGCGTTTGCATGACGAGAAAAAATATGTCATGTCCGAAATGTATACGTTTGCAAGAGCGGAAAAATCATTTAGCAATTGTTAATGCTGAAGATATAAGTGATACGGACGATATTTAG
- the LOC125778995 gene encoding uncharacterized protein LOC125778995, whose translation MLKKPSTHISALGNLLPTHPGTLSYTIFLHSKEVKNRDPRNFKSCVRIAMSKYYVTEKSIAQMKAKVYWPSPDEIQTLRREQMYCDHLKNQLGVINCQQQKRLSLKMEALQWRMKEGEDFKIIKDEMDDNQIFTKSLGELSVRPDPDPKPHIMTSAETLDYKVMTNRCEHSAQITMPSKLNNEKQVAKPSGEDFKLIKDKMDESQIFTGSLVELSDRPDPDPKPHIMTSAGTLDYKVTMPSKLNNEKQVAKSSDDIRPPPKEKSQFRNAKLTAPQIHKDANRKRFSQLTKLPPKNINRLTMTRRNFRQILAPRGHF comes from the exons ATGCTGAAGAAACCAAGTACACATATCTCTGCATTGGGAAACCTGCTACCAACACATCCAGGAACACTTAGTTATACTATATTCCTGCATAGCAAAGAAGTGAAAAATCGCGATCCCCGTAATTTCAAAAGCTGTGTGCGAATAGCCATGTCGAAATATTACGTAACCGAAAAGTCGATTGCCCAGATGAAAGCAAAGGTGTATTGGCCAAGTCCTGATGAAATTCAAACACTTCGTCGGGAGCAAATGTACTGCGATCATTTAAAGAACCAGCTAGGGGTTATAAATTGCCAGCAGCAAAAGAGGCTATCTCTTAAGATGGAGGCGCTACAGTGGAGGATGAAGGAAGGGGAGGATTTCAAGATAATAAAAGATGAAATGGACGATaaccaaatttttacaaaaagtttgGGAGAACTGTCGGTCCGACCGGATCCCGATCCCAAACCCCATATAATGACATCGGCAGAAACTCTTGATTATAAAGTGATGACAAACCGATGTGAGCATTCTGCACAAATTACGATGCCATCAAAGCTCAATAATGAAAAACAA GTAGCAAAACCATCAGGAGAGGATTTCAAGctaataaaagataaaatggACGAAAGCCAAATTTTTACAGGAAGTTTGGTAGAATTGTCGGACCGACCGGATCCCGATCCCAAACCACATATAATGACATCGGCAGGAACCCTTGATTATAAAGTTACGATGCCATCAAAGCTGAATAATGAAAAACAGGTAGCAAAATCATCAGATGATATAAGGCCGCCACCAAAGGAGAAATCACAGTTCAGAAATGCAAAACTTACAGCGCCGCAGATCCATAAGGATGCGAATAGAAAACGCTTTTCACAACTAACGAAGTTAccacctaaaaatataaatcgaTTAACTATGACTCGAAGaaattttcgccaaattttggCACCACGTGGACACTTTTGA
- the LOC105227125 gene encoding rho GTPase-activating protein 68F, whose translation MDITLGNAHATSRLPGPAINPVVENSEEPQPSLSDLHDFEPKLEFDDTELLSPTPLQKDVMVDDFVLAEDEDIEPAEIVNPLEDDFDQLREEQSEAIGSVKNRCDFLGTDKQGRHIFAIYASRFPEKSQMEKFICDVIKEIEPFVENDYILVYFHQGLREHSKPSAQLLWNSYKELDRNFRKNLKNLYVVHPTLFIRFIWKFFSPFISDKFRQKLVYISSLDELRQALGLSKIKVPDSVCDFDEQLFRSKSSFGNGYGGGNNNTTKQMANTVQFGAPLKFIVSNSPCLNSIPPIVRKCVDSLSITGMIDTEGIFRRSGNHSEIIALKERVNRGEDVDLSNVNVHVIAGLLKSFLRDLSEPLLTFELYDDITSFLDWQKEERSRNVTQLIREKLPEENYELFKYLVEFLVRVMECEDLNKMTSSNLAIVFGPNFLWSNRNNTTLEDIRPINAFIDFVLQNHKDIYLIDVNQGHTPIG comes from the exons ATGGATATCACGCTAGGAAATGCCCATGCGACCTCTCGGCTTCCTG GACCAGCAATAAATCCGGTGGTGGAGAATTCCGAAGAGCCTCAGCCGAGTTTGTCAGACTTGCATGATTTTGAACCCAAATTGGAGTTTGACGATACAGAATTACTATCGCCAACACCGCTGCAAA aggATGTTATGGTTGACGATTTCGTATTAGCAGAAG ACGAAGACATCGAACCTGCGGAGATAGTAAATCCGCTGGAAGACGATTTCGATCAGTTGAGGGAG GAACAGTCTGAGGCCATTGGTAGCGTTAAAAATAGATGCGATTTTCTTGGCACTGACAAGCAGGGAAGgcatatatttgcaatttatgcATCACGGTTTCCTGAGAAATCTCAAATGGAAAAATTTATCTG TGATgttataaaagaaattgaacCATTTGTAGAGAATGATTATATTCTCGTATATTTTCATCAAGGTCTTAGGGAACATAGCAAACCATCGGCGCAATTGCTTTGGAATTCTTATAAAGAATTGGACcgcaattttcgaaaaaatctcaaaaatctATATGTAGTTCATCCTACATTATTCATACGTttcatttggaaattttttagtcCATTCATTAGCGAcaaatttcgccaaaaactcgtATATATTTCCAGTTTGGATGAATTACGTCAAGCATTGGGTCTTTCAAAGATAAAGGTACCCGATAGCGTATGTGATTTCGACGAACAATTATTTCGCAGTAAAAGCAGCTTTGGAAACGGATACGGTGGAGGTAACAACAACACTACAAAACAAATGGCCAACACAGTGCAGTTTGGCGCTCCGCTTAAATTCATCGTATCCAACAGTCCATGTCTCAACTCCATACCACCAATAGTACGAAAATGCGTCGACTCTCTGTCCATCACAGGCATGATTGACACAGAGGGTATATTTCGTCGTTCAGGAAATCATTCCGAGATAATTGCACTAAAAGAGCGAGTTAATCGGGGAGAAGATGTGGACTTGTCAAATGTCAATGTTCACGTCATTGCTGGCCTGCTAAAAAGCTTTTTGCGTGATCTAAGTGAACCACTACTCACATTCGAGTTGTACGATGACATCACTAGTTTCCTAG ATTGGCAAAAGGAGGAACGCTCTCGTAATGTGACGCAGCTTATTAGAGAAAAACTACCTGAAGAAAACTATGAGCTTTTTAAGTACTTAGTCGAATTTCTAGTCCGC GTTATGGAATGTGAGGATCTAAACAAAATGACATCGTCAAATTTAGCTATTGTGTTCGGTCCAAACTTCTTATGGTCGAACAGGAATAATACCACCTTGGAGGATATCCGACCgataaatgcatttattgattttgtatTGCAAAATCACAAGGACATTTATCTGATCGATGTCAATCAAGGTCATACACCCATCGGCTGA
- the LOC105227124 gene encoding acyl-coenzyme A diphosphatase FITM2 codes for MATKRRPLRTSAAGPSSSNMNFRPGGPDVKRAEAKGTRPTAAPTSVREILVMMVMHACKKTIFFDTNLKVALYLGSLFLVSLIGDFIPFPKTYFARSDNLFNVYFVKVGWGWTLMLTVPFLAMTSYTLCCGDMKKMLRHHIPRIVIATFFWLFWTKMFNIIETSYGRCTVKGFGTKSACLKAGHLWNGFDISGHAFILIHSSLVLIEEARPIIKWESIKDYLRNEIHDRSISEHSSTNPLRNLSEEEMRNLQFLYDRLTPIIRTLFIGMATLQLLWDVMLVGTMLYYHHMVEKVISGIIAILTWYFTYRFWYRTTLLPDPAGSGSFFYQRENKDTFVYGRRPTMTTTGPTNVNAGSRANMATGAFGGLAAQPKFMGMPLYTNMRTAATAASGNQTGASNNGVDLNS; via the exons ATGGCTACAAAACGACGACCTTTGCGTACGAGCGCTGCCGGTCCGAGTTCCTCCAATATGAATTTTAGACCGGGTGGTCCAGATGTAAAAAGAGCGGAGGCAAAAGGTACACGACCTACTGCGGCCCCAACTAGCGTTAGGGAGATACTTGTTATGATGGTTATGCATGCCTGTAAAAAGACAATTTTCTTTGATACCAATCTAAAAGTAGCGCTATACTTGGGTAGTTTGTTTTTGGTGTCGTTGATCGGCGATTTTATACCATTTCCAAAAACATACTTTGCCCGTTCAGATAATTTATTCAATGTATACTTTGTAAAAGTTGGTTGGGGTTGGACATTAATGCTAACAGTGCCGTTTCTTGCAATGACATCATATACTCTATGTTGTGGTGACATGAAAAAAATGCTTCGACATCATATCCCTCGAATTGTCATTGCTACCTTCTTTTGGCTTTTCTGGACCAAAATGTTCAACATAATCGAAACATCCTATGGACGCTGTACAGTAAAag gttTTGGAACAAAATCTGCCTGTCTGAAGGCAGGTCACTTATGGAATGGTTTCGATATATCTGGACacgcatttattttaatacattcgAGCTTAGTTTTAATAGAAGAAGCTCGTCCAATCATTAAGTGGGAATCCATTAAAGACTACCTTCGCAATGAAATACACGATCGTAGTATTTCCGAGCATTCAAGCACAAATCCATTAAGAAATTTATCAGAAGAAGAAATGCGTAATCTTCAATTTCTTTATGATCGACTAACACCAATTATACGAACATTATTTATTGGCATGGCGACGCTACAATTGCTATGGGATGTAATGTTAGTTGGCACTATGCTTTATTATCATCATATGGTAGAAAAAGTAATTAGTGGCATAATTGCAATATTAACATGGTACTTTACCTACCGATTTTGGTATCGCACAACTTTATTACCAGATCCAGCTGGTAGTGGATCATTCTTTTACCAACGAGAAAACAAAGATACCTTTGTTTATGGCAGACGACCGACTATGACAACAACAGGTCCTACGAATGTCAATGCCGGTAGTCGAGCCAATATGGCGACTGGTGCCTTCGGCGGATTAGCAGCACAACCCAAATTTATGGGTATGCCATTATATACGAATATGCGGACTGCGGCCACGGCTGCTAGCGGTAACCAAACTGGTGCTAGCAATAACGGCGTGGATTTAAACTCATAG